The DNA segment GAAGTCACAGGTGTGATGGACGCAGGCAGAGTCATACGGCAGACACGACCCTGCCCAAGCTGATTACGGCTGATGGCTGGCCCTGTGTACATACAGCACTGaaaagaggcagcaggctgggAACAGCAAATGCTGCGTGTTCCCCATTAAACAtactaaatgtatttttttcccccgaaTGTTACACTGaaatcaaccaaaaaaaaaaacaaacaaaaaaacacatctttgatgaactgaaaacagatttgcatttaaaaccaATATTTGAAGTTGTTTGTGATATTACAGTAAGGTTACAGGAAGTTCAGGTGTTTAAATGCAAACAGTCCTGTTATGTACAGTACtgaattattaatattttacacATCATCGTCTTTCACCGTGTTGGCCGTCCTTGtgattcatttctttgtttatgTCCCCTGTACATTTGGAAACATATTGCATATCGCTTTTAAATACTACAAAGTGAATTTAAATTTTGTCAAATTTACCAGCAAATATATTAAATGTTAAGAAACACGACAAGGCAAACAGTTGCAAGCAAAAAAAAGTTGGGGATTTGCTCAAATTTAAGAAGTCAGGGTTTATAAATGTGTTATTTATGACTGAAAACGCCTTAAAATCCTCACCTTTCAGCTCTTTAATCAGGACGGTGTAGTTTCTGTTAGTAATACCTGCAAACAGCTCTGACATACAGAATAATCCTTCATGCCAAACGTTAAAAAtcattacttttcttttttattactgcAAATATTGGGGTTTTactgtttctattttttcacAGAGTGCTGCAGTTGTGTATGGTTTTATATAACTCCCAGTTCCCGTGCAGTAAGCAAATGCCCACTCCCTGTCAGCCATGCTGTAAAGCCATATGGGACTTCAGCTCTCATCAGCTCAAGACAGCGTGAAGCAAAGCAGCCTGCAATACATCAGCGACAACCATCATTCagccctgtctgtctctgcgttTTATATTTAATCCCAGCATGTATAcattaaaattcataaaatgtACACAAATGTGCTCATAAAGGAACGTGTGTGTTCATATGCACGTTGACTGCAGTGTATATCAGCGCTGCATTTAGTATTTGCTGGAATGGATGCCACAGACTTATGATAAATGTTTAAACCTCCAAACTTTTTAAGGACTGGCTACCTCTGATCTCCCCGAGAGCAATAGCTGTTGTAATATATGCCACCTTTACTGAAAGAGTGAAACTGCTGTGATAAATATTACAGAGCAACCTCTCTGCATGAGGACAGGCCGCAGTGACAGGAACACTCAACTTAAGTGCAATAGTGAGTTTATTGAGGAGACTTTGGATGAACCGTGcagatgtgtgtatttatagCTGACATCGTCAGCAGAGACTTCAGGTGCGTCTGACACCACGCCGACCGCCGCGGAACTCAGCCGAGGCTGGATTTGCTGGGCGGGAGGCATGACAGAGGCCACGCTGTGATTATGGCTGAAGAATCTAGATGATTCATGGTGATGGAGCCATTGTTTCTCAGATCTCAACAGAGATCCTGACAAAACCTGTTCATACCAGCCTCACCCTTTTACAGTTTTAGAAAaaggacttttatttttattctttattttgttattttattccaCATTTGCACTTCTGCTTCCATTTTGCTGACACCCAAAGCAAAAAGCCCAAAAAACAGGACAGCTGGTTTACAGACTGCATTATCTGCTTTAGTATATTGTTAGTTTTCTGGAACAAGTTCAGTAGGCCGATGCCGCCCGATCTCTTTAGGTTCAACAAAACAAGTATAGGTTTACATTATGCAACTGCCATTCAGACATCAGACAGGTGATAATGAGAGCAACATTCGTGTGAAACCTTCCAGCTCAGTTGGTATGAGGTGGAAACCCAAGTCAAAAGTTACGcagagctccgcagaggctcatTGGGCCGGTGCTGTGAGAAAGGGACACAGACAGTCAATGCTAAACAtctttctatgttttttttttttttttttttttttaaataatcagtGGATTAAAGGAAATTATATTACTGCTGTATCTGGATTGCAAACAGCAATTATGAAGTAGAATTTTTGAGAATTCACTTCAGACAAGTCAATAAGTTTACTGTGTCCagattttttggtttttgtatatctttatttatttttttggtccaTATTTTCAACAAATTCATCATCACCATGAaatcaaaatattaatttttagAAAGGTCACGCTTATTTTCAAGTGTAATATGTAATTAGTTTATTCATTATTACAGTCAAATGGTGTTCACCCGAcgaaataatcttttttttggcttttcagTCACTTCAGTTTGGGATCATGTGGCCCATCTGCACCTGCTACTATTTAGAGCAACCTCTAGTGGCCGGATGAATTATTACAGGAACAATGCAAACGGGAGAGGATTGTGGATGAGAGTAGCTTTCATTTATTCCAGTAGTAATTCAGTCTCAATACCAGACTGGTCTTAAATTTCACACACTATATATATAATATAGAAGCAATGTTGATACTGCTATCAAAATGACGATATTGAATGATAAGATAATGTTTATTactgtttacatggcaatgtaTTTGTGAATTATGCAggtcggtgttttttttttttatatacctaaaattctacaattctacaatttcattcagcagacgcttttgtccaaagcgacgtacaacacaagcaagaatacagacataagaaagaaagaccTGTATCTCTTTCTGAAACGGCTCCTCCACCTTTCAGGTATTCTGAGTGGTTCAGCGTCATATTACAGGTCAGTTTGACTGCAGTGAGCTCGGACAGGCCGTGGCTTGCAGTTGCGCTGAAAACATGGCGCCGGTCTCTCACCCAGCCCTCCCTGTCGCCCCTCTCAGCCATCTCTGCCTTTGCCCTTTCCTCTGCAGAgccaaaaacagacagcagccACAGGTGGTCTCTGCGCTTTATTGGTTCTGACACACATCTCTTGCCTTAAGAGCTTAGAGAGATAATTAAAAATTCATTAGGACAATGAAACgagagaggatgaggaaaaaagaaaaaaaaaaaaaacaacaggacaaACAACAATACATATAACCTTGCTGTGGCCCAAAGTGCCCTGACCTATCATCTGCAAAGTCTCCTGCTGCCggcattattgtgtgtgtgtgtgtgtctgtgtatttgTGCAGCTAAAGACATACTGACTCCAACAGATAAAACAAGCTGCCCTGCCGTTGCCCTAAAATTCAGAAAAGGCAAAGAGGGAAATGTATTAATGGTTTTTCCATGTGGTTTCAATTCTAAGTCAAGTctatttttaacagttttcagtgtatttttctgctccctgcagcagctgagctcaATAAAAGCTCACCTCAAAGGGCGAACTCTGAAACTCATGCAGTGCATCTCCAGCACAAAGCATTTAAATAATTATGACTAACAAATCACCATCACTCATGGTATTTTTTCACTTGCAAATCAGTGTTTACTGTCTGTGTATTGCTTGATCATAACGAATTGAAcctgtgttttccttcctgttttgAAGTAGAACTCCTCTGATCAGATTCCCAAAGAAATAATGTTTCTAATGTGGTCGTTTCCTGCTGCCCTGTTTGTGAACTACTCTGCCTTTTGGAGGAAACGTGTAGTTGTGAGGTGTATTCCATTGGCATCCATGAACTTTGGTGATGTTTTCCTCACGTATGTTTTTGTAGAGAATTCAGTTGTAGCTTGACTGTATgagatgtttttaattgttttttttttaacatcagaatTAAGAAGTTCCCCGACCTGAACACATCTCTATAGTGACCCTTTACAAAAACTGCTTCTGCATCCgtgtgttgtttatttctgcaaACCTGACATGATATTGATGTTATTTGATGTCTAATTGATTAATGATTAATATAAATGACCTCTCGTGTTAAGTGGTTAATAGATTACTGAATCatactatttttttaaataaaaaaaaagaacattttgtggTGTCCTATCAAAAATGAAACCTATCGGGTTCAGTTTCAGTTGTGACAAGTTGAGTGATGATAATACAAATCTTGTCATTAACAATAGcaatattaatttttttgacAAGGCATAATGGGTTAAATTGCAAACTCCTGctgttttgttatttcttttaaagtagatatatttttttaaatcttcatgCTATTTTATTCCATCTGAGATTTACTTCTCAGGTGGTCTGGTACATCATTCTTCTCATTTCCTTTCTTCTGATCTATCTTCAGGCCGAATCAACATTTTGAACATCACCGACTATTAAAtatcagctgcagtttgtcctAAACACATCAGATACTGCTGCTTAACTAAATCCTAGTTTCCCCCCGTTATTATTAGCAGTTCATCAACTAATACATGTTATGTTGctttttaaatgctttattttaatgcagCCAGTAACTTGCCTAAATAAATTTTCCAAATGTTTGTGATGCAGGAAGTACAATGATTGTCTTGGTATAAAGGTTGTATGATGTTAAAATATATGAAGAGTTAGTCTCAATTTTGTTTTGGGCCACAGTGCCAAGACTCCGGGCCAAGAAGCTAGAAGAACACTGTCTCGTTGGTTATTATTACGTTGTATTCACTCATAAAGTTTTGGGGACACACTGCAGGGTGAAGTGAAGTGGAATcacagaagcttttttttttttttaatcatgaccTATTTCCCCTAAACCATCATCATTCTCTGCACGCTGTTCTATGTatgttggattgttattatcaCAGTTTTAAAGATCCCCTCGCGTATCAATGTCCTTTTCTCCCCTCCACATTACATAAAATGACACCTCTGATCTGACTGGAATCAGGCCAGCGAAGCACTGGAGCGAACAAGGTAAAACAGCCAAAGTGGTTTCCCAGCAGCTTGTGTAACTGCTGAGGCAGTGAATATTACAGCAGCGAGCTGAGTGCATAACCACCACGCTCAACCCCATCAAAGTCACAAGTGAGATGTTCCCATACACATTTATTATTACCAGATCTGATGCAATCTCCACTGATGAATTATGCAGCACCGATACAAACTCTGTACAGCGATTCAACGTCAGCACAATAATTATCACTTGTTTTCTTGAGCCCCTTTCACACAGCCGGTATGTGCTGCTGGGGCCGTCGTGCCTTAATTACCCCCTGTCAGGTATTGTGTGGTTGGCGTGGAGGGAAAATGGCGGGTTTATTTATTCCGCCCGTGTTGTGACGGTGTCTGTTTGAAGCGTTGAGGCGGCGCAGTGGGAGCAGAGGCACACGCTAACGAGTGGCATTGCTGCGCCTCCGtcacacagcagggggtctcAGCTCGGTCTCTATGCAGAGTCTCTGTGTGAAAGGGGCTTTATACACCCAACCAACAGTATCATTCTTGGTTTTTGCCATGACTGATATCGAAACTCAGAAAATGATGACAATTTTTGCTCAACAATGCAAAGTACTCGGAAGTTTGCACACGTTTGATACTGTGTTCATCCATTCGTTCTGTGAAGTTTACACATGACATGCTAACATATCAGTTTCTCTCCCGTCATTGACCGCTTGATTCCCTGATGTTTGTTGGTGGGTCAACATTTACAACATCACAGCACCATGGATAGTAATAAAAGAAGTGCCTGCATGAACATGTCAAGTTGTCAGTTGGCTTTAAAGAAATCCTTCCTTTTTCTTAATCTCCGTCACTGTAGCATAAATGAGAACATTTATATGACCCTCAGTGTTGTGTGTTAAGTAATGAACCTCAAACTTGAAGAGAGTTTATTAGCTTATCACTATGGCTTGAAAAGGCTCggaaaaaacactgacaatATCCGACTGATATGTGATTCTAGATATCTgcctattttctgtttttgtttaaaaaaaaaaaaaaagccaatttcattagcattttcagctgcCATTTATCCACCACGGGCCTCTTCTACTAAAGATCTGTGTAAATAATGGGCACATActttacatacatacatattgCGTACTTATACAAGTAAAAGCCGATCTAACGTGTCGCACTGAGGAACAGACGCAGTGAAACAAAGAGTGATCAGTTTAGCCTCATGAATATGGACTATCGGTCTCTCAGATTGGGACAAATGGTGTGAGAAGTTCTTGCTAATTCATGAATGGACAATGCACAATGTGATTTACATCTGAAAACGCTTGTTTTGCGCATGAGTGTGTCGATGAAAGTGGCTGCAAATTGGCTCAGTGTTTGACAGTGATGCTGCTTTTGTAGTAAGACAtacttcctcattttttttttcaaatttgtgggaattattatattttctgtttcatacTCATTCCCAGAATTTCCTCCAGTGCTCTTGTGTTTTTTCTACTTCATAGCCTTAATTTTATGTCTTATCATCTACCAGATcttgtttatttgcttttttttctttttctcttttttttttattggtcatATCAATAGGATTCAACATGCACAAAGGTAAAATTTGAATAATCCTATTTGCATGTGTCACTCATCGTTTTGGTTCATTTCTCACTGCAAATTTGCACACAAACCTAAAGAAGACTGTGTTTGCATGAATGTGCAGTTTCCGTCACTTTTTACAGGATCTGTATAAATCGGCCCCCCTGTGCCCCCCTGTGCTTTACACACTGTCAACGCCCATGACGCTCCTTACACATCGAATTGATAGAAATATCAATATAAGATATATGGACATTGAACCTAAAGAATATTTCTAATGTGCAGAATTAAAGTAAACATCTTTCAGTGAGACATCAATCATGTTCACAGGAGCAGTAACACATGAGATTTGGTGTAAAAACTCAAATTCTTCAACTTTTGAAAGGCATTTGACACAGATCAATAGATTTCTGCATAGATCCAATTGTTTTTTTAGGAAAAGTGCAAGAATAATTTTTCCCCATTGGTTATTTTCACCTTTGCATTGACTGTTTACACTGTTATTCAGCTTTTATGATAAGATAAAGTAAATCTGCAGGTTGCAGCTTAATATCTAAGTGGCAGATAGGACTGTTATTCTGATCCGTCCAGAtctcagcagcagagtgaatggatggattttccaaaaatatcaagATATTCTCACCTTTGGCACTTCTTGGTAAATAGAAcgaactgtatttatttatttttacattgaaCTGTCAATTCCAAAATTAATTTTTCTTCTGAATCTGAAAACAAATCTGTATGATGTAacattttattatgtttatttcatcttgattcactttccatttcagaccTGCCACTCACTGCTTCACAAAGCTCCCCTGCTCCTAACCTGCTTCTTatagaaaattaaaatgtcagtTTCTATTATTCATGAGTCTAAACAGCGCACAAGACTAACAAGCTGACAGAAATCATGTTACACAGTGCGGCGGTctgatttgatgtttttcatacTGCATCTCTGTGGTTGGTGTCCCATTCATGTAGTCAATACTTACAgtatataataaatatatatctttCTCCTTTCAGTTGCTAGTAAAATACACAATAATTTAAACCCCGAAAAATAtacacatacattttttttctcacatggCACAGTACAGAGGGCTTCTGTGATAAATGATAAAGTGCTTTTCTGAAAGTTGAGGCAGATTTATTTTACAATATAACACGAGATGCTCAGAAGTGCAACATCAGAGGAGAATTGAATCTGTGATATGAACCGTTTCCTCAAGATAAACATGTCAGtccaaaaaaaagttaaaaaaaaaaaaaaaaaggacaaaaatacCATTAACAGTAATCAAATAAAATGAGGTAAAGTGTaaagagagacaggtgagacagtgAGACACGCTTTGTGGCAGTTTATTCAGATAATGGTCTTTTTCCTGGAAATCTACAGTTTATGTGCTTGGTTCAAACCTGAAAGCTGCTCCGTTGTGCAAATGCATAGATATGGATTTGGTTTGAAATGATACATCTGATGGGAACCAAAGTTTTGAACTGTAGGTTCAGTTCTTTACACTCTGTAGTGATGAACTGCAGTGCCTTTGTGTTTTGAACAACCAGTCTGTCTTCACCTCACTTTACTCAttattacacacaaaaaaaaaagatacaaaaggTTGAAAGGTTTGGCACCAATTCAGTGGGGAGATTGGCACCGCTTTCATGGATGTACAGTAGATAAAATACTTCCACATCCTGAAACTCACAGTAGTCCCTTGCTGAACTAACATGAAAGAGTACAGATGAGTTATCAACAGAAAGTGTTCATGTAATaatgaaaaatgtgattaatgcTTTGAAAATTTGTTGGAtttatgtcatttttatttgtgcttCCAGAGGAATAATGTGGAATGGCTGAAACTTCATTCGTGGGACCTACAGCTTGAAAACAGGTCAAGATATGCTTTTCTGTATCATGATCCGCTTTCGGCTGCTCTGTGGTTGCCATAGCAGATCACATAATGCCATTATATAATATATTTCCTGACACAATTTGCTGAATTTATCTGTGCTGAAAAGAACATATTGAAGTCAGGAAGTGCAGACAACCTTTCATAAGtcaacaaatggaaaaacaaagagtGAGAATGGTCAAAACATTACATTTTGCTGTATAGCCAAGCTAGCTTCTGATGtctttaaatgtattatttatacttgtgttctctgtttttcttattatacTGTCACTTTGCTGCTTTGACACAGTatatttccccctgtgggacaagaAAAGATTTTCAACTCGAttcaacaaatgtgaaaaaaatgaaaataaaaataaaaaaaaaccaaaaagagcAAAACTGAGAGAAATATTTGACACAGCGAGTCAACACAGTCATGCAGCTTCAAATGATGAGGAATAATGAAGGAAGAATTTTCACCCAGTCAAAGTCAGAAGTGATGCTTCTTGTAGAGAAATGAGCATGCAAGTATTACAAACCAGGTCATGTTTAGTTTATCATAAAAACTGTAAACCAATAGAAACAGCTAAACCTGGCCTGATATACAAAAATGATCGACAGCTGAAAACTCTCCTGGATGTCGCTGGCCTGTGGACTGCACCAAACCACATACTGTTAACGTAATTTTCAAATAGTACAAATAGACAAGTGGAAAAGACTTTTATCTTTGGAAAAAAAGCGAATGTGCCATGTTTCTGCTTCCAGTTATTTTTCCAGGGTAAAGGGACCCCATATTTACTGTGCAAACATGAGCAGGGCAGCAATCTTCCCCATGAAGAAAGTGACGAAGCAAATCGCTCAAACAGATAAACCATTCAAAGTCAAAGTTTTACTTTCACCACAAAACACATATTTGTCTCTCCTGTGACTAAACGTAGCCTTCAGGTTTTCTCACCGTTCGGTGGCGACTGTTCTCGCTGAAAGAGCAACGTCACGCCCTTTCTGAAGCGGTGGTCTCGCACACTGTAGATAATCACATTACAGCAACTGTTCCCTGTCAGAATCCAGAAGGCAAAGAAGGAAAAGTTACACCAGGTGTATCCCACCACGTTTCCCAGCACAAACACTGCGATGGGAGAGAAGGAGGCGGTGAAGGCGAACGTTAATATGCCAATAGTCTTGGCAGCTTTGATATCTGAAAAGGAGGGCCTGTGAGGgcatcctccccctcctgctgcgCCGCCTCCGTCGCTCAGGCTCCCCTCCGACAGCAGTTTACGCTTTCGCGAATACCGCCGGATGCTTGTGAAGGACACGATGTTCACTGCTAAGGTGCCGCCAAGCAGCGTGAAGTCGAACGCtgggaacagcagcaggatgtggGCATCGGGAGGCAGCTGGCTCCCGAACAGCAGCGGAGTGTAATTACACATTCGACTGCACTCATTGTACTCCAAGGTGAAGTTGCCGCTGAAGATGAGCGGTGCGAGGGCCAACAGGAAGCTGGCCGCCCAGGACAGCAGGATGAGGAAGAGAGTTCGCCTCCGTGTCACCAGAGCGTCCTTGTGCAGCGGGCGCAGGATGGCCACGCTTCGCTCCAGGGTCATCAGGAAGATGGTGCTGATGGAAACGAACGTGCATCCGGCGAACACGGGTCCGATGAGCATGCACGGCTGCCAAGGGCTCACCGGGTCGCCGAGGGGGGAGGAGTGGGCCGGAGCATTGGAGCTGCCCTGGTACCAGGTCGGAGGGGCGCTGGTCACCATCAGAGAGACTTCGGTGTAGACGGAGAACGGAACCACGAGGACGCCGACCATCATGTCCGCAATAGCCAAAGAaactgtcagagagagagagacaggcacaAGCAGAGTGAAGCCGAGGGAGATTCAGACTTCTTTTCAAGAATACTCCAAAGCACAAAttaatttttgacattttgtcaaatttaatttattttaatttttttttttatcataatatctaggggtgggacgagacacaaattccacgagacgagatgtctcacaaGACTGAGTTCGCGAGATCGAGACAAGACAagattttcatgtttacatgagcAGCtatatccccattcaaaccacggcgcacagacgacgccatggctgcatttgcacttcatgccactaggtgtgctgtttgcatgttcaacctgtTGTGTTCCAAACCTGTTGTGCTCCCAAACAACACAAGAGGTAGGCcacgattatttttaataaactggtttcttcaatactgcccgcctggaatgtgcgggtgtggaaacaagcgctcccaccaatgcggaagtgaactaacgccgCCCGCCACTtgcggtgtaggcggacaaaacaagtgCTCCCGCCACTTTCGCCCCTCACCAACGGCCGCGactttgtgtactcaaaagaccaagattccttgaggatagaacatgtgcagaacagtatttcatgtcccttttgACCAGGTTCTTAAGCATATTCGGGTTTTTgctcgtgtttacatggctgtgcacCATGTAATGCATTATTCTGTCAATATgctggttaagaaagggttgtTGCCTGTATCTAAACGTACTTAATATCGTTCAACGCATGGACGAGAaatctcgcggcatttcgatctcgcgagatctcgtgacacgagatcccGTCCCATCCCTAATAATATCACATCATATCATATTATTGCTAATAAATAATCATACGTTTCTGAAATCCGCTAAGCTTTTAATGTGattgaaattaaatattaattccTTTTGAATTCCTTCTTCATCTGGTACCTTTCAAATGGAATCAAATACAATATTTCAACTAAGTGTGATGCTTAATTTCACTATGAATTATTTGCATTTCTTCTTATGTTTTTACTGTAATTAGTAGACAAACATCAAATTTCACTGAAATTGCCAGAGCAGATAAAACAATTACCAGTGAATAGGAGGAAGTAGAAATGATCACCAAAATTACCTTTCAAGTATCCCTGTGGTGTTCGAGACTGCCGCGTTTGAACGAATACGGTGAGTGTGATTACGTTTCCCACCACGATGGCGAAGGCCAAGCTGACCATGAACACCACAGCCAAGGTGCGGTTGAGGAACCCGCAGCAGCAGAGTGTGCAGAGCGGAGCGTGGCCCAACCCGAGGCCCGCCTGAGCTGCTGGGGTCAGGTTCAGGGGGCAGTCGGTGGTCACCAGCAGGGCTGCGGTGGTCCCGGGGATGCTGACGTTGGGAAGCAGGGCAGTCATGGCCCAGGTTACACTGGTTTTATCTCCTGGGATGTGTGGATGGCAGCACTGCTCAAGAAACCATGTCCACAACTTTGAAGATACCCTgatgaaacaaacaagcaaaaaaattacATAACTATCTAGTCCTAATTATCTAATCatataaaaatcattttagacTACTAATAGTCTGTTGAATTTctcttggttttctttcagctttttcttttagCATCTAAAATGTCACTGATGAGGCAGCTCTCAGTGCAGCGTTAACACCTCCTGTCATTTTAGCTTCTGACTGAGTGTTATCTCTTATCATTGCATAACATCATTATCAAACTGTGATAATATAATAATACATGAccaaaataacaaacaacacATAACAACACATAATTACAGATGTGATGACTGACTAAAGGAGCAAATCTGTTTCTTTTGGCTTATGTCAAAAAATATAAGTTTTTAATATTCCAGATTATAAATTAGTTAAATACAATTGTCCAAAAATACATTCAGTGTTTGAGTTGTACAGCTATGAAGTGTATTTGAACcgtaaaaatgacaaaaaaaaaaaacaaaaaacaaaaaaactaaacaaaaaaaaaaaaaacaaaacaaaaagaaaaacaaaactttaagtCGTCCTTTGCAATAGTCATAATTTTATGAGGGTAGTTTCAGTCCCAGAGAACAAATTGAgccattttgaacattttgatttcaaaaatgtCTCCAACTAAGTTTGGAATTTAGAAAAAGATATGGACCAATTTATCTGCCCTTTCAATACACTCATCAGTATGATTTTCCATTTTCCCTGTTCATCTTGTTTGTTTCAAAAACTACAAATGTCAGACTGCGATAAATAACACGCAAAATGCTCTTTTGTCACATATCAAACCTAACACATTTCTCTGGATGATGAGATGTGGAAGGACAATTTACTGTAATGAGTTGAAGCAATGGCTCAGCTGGTAGAGCAGACCAGGTTGTCAGAAGTTTATAGGTTCAATCCCCTGTCTGTGCACGAGTCAAAGtttccttgagcaagacacagAACCCCAAACTGCaactgagcaccttgcatggcagcagtgtgtgaatgtgtgaacaaatgggtgaatgtgaaaaACACTGGCATGTGCTTTGTTCTGTTAAATCAGTGgaaaaatacaatgtgtgcAAGTAAACTGTATTTACCAAATGAATCGTATGTTATTTTGCTGAATGTGCCGCTTCTTGATTCCTGTAAATGTTTGACCATATTATATCAACCATAACTATGCCTTTATT comes from the Salarias fasciatus chromosome 1, fSalaFa1.1, whole genome shotgun sequence genome and includes:
- the LOC115391922 gene encoding trace amine-associated receptor 13c, whose product is MTALLPNVSIPGTTAALLVTTDCPLNLTPAAQAGLGLGHAPLCTLCCCGFLNRTLAVVFMVSLAFAIVVGNVITLTVFVQTRQSRTPQGYLKVSLAIADMMVGVLVVPFSVYTEVSLMVTSAPPTWYQGSSNAPAHSSPLGDPVSPWQPCMLIGPVFAGCTFVSISTIFLMTLERSVAILRPLHKDALVTRRRTLFLILLSWAASFLLALAPLIFSGNFTLEYNECSRMCNYTPLLFGSQLPPDAHILLLFPAFDFTLLGGTLAVNIVSFTSIRRYSRKRKLLSEGSLSDGGGAAGGGGCPHRPSFSDIKAAKTIGILTFAFTASFSPIAVFVLGNVVGYTWCNFSFFAFWILTGNSCCNVIIYSVRDHRFRKGVTLLFQREQSPPNGEKT